Proteins from one Lottiidibacillus patelloidae genomic window:
- a CDS encoding ABC transporter permease subunit — MFNRFLWKKHYKQSKFLIWTFIFVSLFYPINIYFQIGRLQSELQLVPITGHHYYFNASYWISIIQILCLVLLATIFQGRERSNQSIDFALSLPLKRKDILLSKWSFGVVTIVAVNVLTMLITTPLVYYSILSNYLPLHTIFLYFFASTITLIGIYTLCLLVGQIVGNQYTQLFASAILLLFPFFFWILAYMGFMVHYENLFDITKITFHFEGLILSLMFTTTMPVFLVNLDLGAMLTANTPVREEPFRFFLKALFTPALITVLYLSLIGLFSKKVNSENNGKLLVYKQLNKIIKIAIVLCSYLIGGWVFAGFIFEKTAPVLFYHAGGIIFASITYFVIWMRNRKK, encoded by the coding sequence ATGTTTAATCGCTTTCTCTGGAAAAAGCATTATAAGCAATCAAAGTTCTTAATTTGGACATTTATCTTTGTTTCATTATTTTATCCTATAAACATTTATTTTCAGATTGGAAGACTACAAAGTGAACTACAACTTGTTCCAATCACAGGGCATCATTATTATTTTAATGCTAGTTATTGGATATCAATCATCCAAATACTATGCCTTGTCTTACTAGCTACCATCTTTCAAGGGCGCGAAAGATCCAATCAAAGCATAGACTTTGCATTGTCGCTTCCTTTAAAAAGAAAAGACATTCTACTAAGTAAATGGAGTTTCGGTGTTGTTACAATAGTAGCCGTCAACGTTTTAACGATGCTAATTACAACCCCTCTTGTTTACTATTCTATCTTAAGTAATTACTTGCCATTACACACGATTTTCTTATACTTTTTTGCAAGTACCATTACTTTAATTGGTATTTATACGTTATGTCTACTTGTTGGGCAAATTGTAGGAAATCAATACACGCAACTTTTTGCGAGTGCAATTTTGTTACTGTTTCCTTTCTTCTTTTGGATTCTCGCTTATATGGGATTTATGGTCCACTATGAAAATCTATTTGATATCACGAAAATCACCTTTCATTTTGAAGGACTAATATTATCATTAATGTTTACGACAACGATGCCTGTATTCCTAGTAAATTTGGATTTAGGAGCTATGTTGACAGCTAATACTCCTGTTAGAGAAGAACCATTTCGTTTTTTTCTAAAAGCTCTTTTTACGCCAGCCTTAATTACGGTTTTATATTTAAGTTTAATAGGTCTATTCTCTAAAAAAGTTAATAGCGAAAATAACGGAAAGTTATTGGTCTATAAACAACTTAATAAAATCATCAAAATTGCTATTGTTTTATGTTCTTACCTAATTGGTGGCTGGGTCTTTGCAGGCTTTATATTCGAAAAAACTGCACCAGTGCTATTTTATCATGCAGGCGGCATAATCTTTGCTTCAATCACCTATTTCGTTATTTGGATGCGAAATAGAAAGAAATAG
- a CDS encoding DUF6954 family protein: MNLFIYIIFILLYGLVTLYGVGPLLLADGSSEEKLILLLVVSLIYILLTFVFVKWLKKRKHLINWVVYTILGLLVIFASYLSLGTLFISERPFDEKVITIVVSIFLYIIAGATYYLWNRNK; this comes from the coding sequence ATGAACTTGTTCATCTATATTATTTTTATCTTGTTATATGGATTAGTTACATTATACGGTGTAGGTCCATTGTTACTAGCAGATGGTTCAAGTGAGGAAAAATTAATCTTGTTACTAGTAGTTAGCTTGATATATATTCTTTTAACTTTTGTCTTCGTGAAATGGCTCAAAAAAAGAAAACACTTGATTAACTGGGTTGTATATACAATTTTAGGGCTCCTAGTTATCTTTGCATCATATCTCAGCTTAGGCACACTTTTTATATCAGAAAGACCTTTTGATGAAAAAGTGATAACTATAGTAGTATCTATTTTCTTATATATTATTGCAGGAGCAACTTATTATTTATGGAATAGAAACAAATAA
- a CDS encoding ABC transporter ATP-binding protein, whose amino-acid sequence MITLENISHKFEIGKKGKKTIIPVLNDVSLHVRKEEIVTIVGRSGSGKSTLLNIISGFIHPTEGKITIDGTDVTTFNEAKFADFRLEHLGFIFQSFQLIPSMTAFQNVELPLILKGVPEKERIEKTNNMLETVGIKDFADHYPSELSGGQQQRVSIARALIVNPPIILADEPTGSLDSETEEDILNFIKKLNSELGITFLIITHDERVAQIGHRTLEIADGKLVKEAALV is encoded by the coding sequence TTGATTACTTTAGAAAATATTAGCCATAAATTTGAAATAGGAAAAAAAGGGAAAAAGACTATTATCCCCGTACTAAATGATGTTTCTTTACATGTAAGAAAAGAAGAAATCGTTACGATTGTTGGACGCAGTGGATCTGGTAAATCAACATTACTAAACATTATCAGTGGCTTCATTCACCCAACAGAAGGAAAAATTACGATCGACGGGACGGATGTTACGACATTTAATGAAGCAAAGTTCGCAGACTTTCGTCTTGAACATTTAGGGTTTATCTTTCAAAGTTTTCAACTTATTCCAAGTATGACAGCGTTTCAAAATGTTGAGTTACCCTTAATATTAAAAGGAGTTCCTGAAAAGGAACGAATTGAAAAAACGAACAATATGCTAGAAACAGTAGGTATAAAAGATTTTGCAGACCACTATCCTAGCGAACTATCAGGTGGTCAGCAGCAACGAGTAAGTATTGCGAGGGCATTAATTGTTAACCCCCCTATTATTCTTGCAGATGAACCTACTGGAAGCTTAGATAGTGAAACGGAAGAAGATATATTAAATTTCATAAAAAAATTAAACAGTGAATTGGGAATTACGTTTTTAATCATTACACATGATGAAAGGGTTGCCCAAATTGGACATCGCACGTTAGAAATTGCAGATGGAAAACTCGTTAAGGAGGCGGCATTAGTATGA
- a CDS encoding ABC transporter permease, translated as MRFKDQFNFVRQNMKKNRSRIFMTVLATAMGCAFLIVLASVGFGLHKSVVTEVTERRAVTEISVHGKQGDDDIYYSITDEDIEYFESLEDVKAVTRRKSIPYHTEVVVDEFKGYTNSIVAHMPSELKSGFELSAGRLPEKENEIIVGYNFIEQSLRPSDLSEDTNPYDENGNLKDDYKYNGDLIGKDVIMLVYTSDETGNRQELSFPLTIVGIGAEPTRNWMHDINVYISEEKYIEINGAIFEKDTLEDDRPYNEVNIYAKNLGAVEDLTEQLEEKGYGVWSVVSELKEINIMFTIVKVGLLFIGTIAILIASIGIYNTMTMAVTERAPDIGIMKAIGANPKTIKNIFLIESSYIGLLGAIFGTIIAYVISFVVNFGLPFVIKSAFGATPPEELMFSYIPWTLPMICIVICLSVTILSGLRPAKRATKVDVLKAMRREI; from the coding sequence ATGAGATTTAAAGACCAGTTTAACTTCGTCCGCCAAAATATGAAAAAGAATCGCTCACGAATATTTATGACTGTACTTGCAACAGCAATGGGCTGTGCCTTTCTAATCGTCCTTGCTTCTGTCGGGTTTGGCTTACATAAATCCGTAGTGACAGAAGTTACCGAGCGAAGAGCTGTTACTGAAATAAGTGTTCACGGTAAACAAGGTGATGATGATATTTATTATAGTATTACTGATGAAGATATTGAGTATTTTGAAAGTTTAGAGGATGTAAAAGCAGTAACGCGCCGAAAAAGTATCCCTTACCACACTGAAGTTGTTGTAGATGAATTCAAAGGTTATACAAATTCAATCGTTGCACATATGCCATCGGAATTAAAATCTGGATTTGAACTATCTGCAGGGAGACTACCAGAAAAGGAAAATGAAATTATTGTAGGTTACAACTTTATCGAACAGTCATTAAGACCTTCTGACTTATCAGAAGATACAAATCCATACGATGAAAATGGAAATTTAAAAGATGACTATAAATATAATGGCGACCTTATTGGCAAAGATGTAATAATGCTAGTTTATACGTCAGATGAAACTGGAAATAGACAAGAATTATCATTTCCTTTAACAATTGTCGGTATCGGCGCTGAGCCAACGAGAAATTGGATGCATGATATAAATGTTTATATATCAGAAGAAAAATATATAGAGATAAACGGTGCTATCTTTGAAAAAGATACGTTAGAAGATGATCGCCCTTATAATGAAGTTAACATTTATGCTAAAAACTTGGGTGCAGTTGAAGACTTAACAGAACAATTAGAGGAAAAAGGATATGGTGTTTGGTCTGTTGTTAGCGAATTAAAAGAAATTAATATTATGTTCACAATAGTCAAAGTCGGACTATTATTTATTGGAACAATTGCTATTCTTATAGCTTCGATTGGTATATATAACACAATGACAATGGCTGTAACAGAGCGTGCTCCAGATATTGGAATTATGAAGGCAATCGGTGCAAATCCGAAAACGATTAAAAACATTTTCTTAATTGAAAGTAGTTATATTGGGCTCCTCGGTGCAATTTTCGGAACCATTATCGCTTACGTCATAAGCTTTGTCGTTAACTTCGGACTTCCTTTCGTGATCAAAAGCGCATTTGGCGCTACACCACCAGAAGAATTGATGTTTTCTTACATCCCATGGACGTTACCGATGATTTGTATCGTGATTTGCTTATCAGTAACAATTTTATCTGGTCTTCGCCCTGCGAAAAGGGCAACAAAAGTTGATGTATTAAAAGCAATGCGTAGAGAGATATAA
- the hflK gene encoding FtsH protease activity modulator HflK — MDVKFKLGRWIIPLLLIAWGLTGIYIVEDSENAVVLRFGQHVNTVTDAGINYHLPYPIETVWTENVTEPKRFEFGYRTVSGGDTQQNAQFRSVEEESIMLTGDENLVEVETSMQFVITDIEAFLFNVDDPYDTLRMAGETAIRRVVANHSLDDVLTDNKELVQQEIQVLTQTIIDEYQLGIAVRNVQLQDVNPPESVNAAFKDVIAAKEDKQAAINQAETYANDILPKARGEAAKLINDAQAYKQKRISEANGDVAKFVAILEQYTQAKEITRKRMYLETISEVMNNLEMYFLDENGNTLPFLPLQKLQ, encoded by the coding sequence ATGGACGTAAAGTTTAAACTCGGAAGATGGATTATACCTTTGCTATTAATAGCTTGGGGTCTTACTGGAATTTATATTGTAGAGGACTCTGAAAATGCTGTAGTCCTACGTTTTGGACAACATGTAAATACAGTAACTGACGCAGGAATTAACTACCACCTCCCTTATCCAATTGAAACCGTTTGGACGGAAAATGTAACTGAGCCTAAACGTTTTGAGTTCGGCTACCGTACAGTTTCAGGTGGAGACACGCAGCAAAATGCTCAATTTAGGAGTGTTGAAGAAGAATCAATTATGCTAACAGGTGACGAAAACTTAGTTGAAGTAGAAACTTCGATGCAGTTTGTAATCACAGATATAGAAGCGTTCTTATTTAATGTAGATGATCCTTATGACACACTTCGCATGGCAGGAGAAACAGCCATTCGCCGTGTCGTAGCAAACCATTCATTGGATGATGTTCTAACAGATAATAAAGAATTAGTTCAACAAGAAATCCAAGTATTAACGCAAACAATCATTGATGAATACCAATTAGGAATTGCAGTTCGAAATGTACAATTACAAGATGTAAACCCTCCAGAAAGTGTAAATGCAGCATTTAAAGATGTAATCGCTGCGAAGGAAGATAAACAAGCTGCAATTAACCAAGCAGAGACTTACGCGAATGATATTCTTCCAAAAGCACGTGGTGAAGCAGCAAAACTCATAAATGATGCTCAAGCTTATAAGCAAAAGCGTATTTCTGAAGCAAACGGTGATGTTGCAAAGTTCGTTGCAATATTAGAACAATACACGCAAGCGAAGGAAATTACACGTAAGCGTATGTATTTAGAAACTATTTCAGAAGTGATGAATAATCTTGAAATGTACTTCCTAGATGAAAATGGAAATACATTACCTTTCCTACCACTTCAAAAACTGCAATAA
- the hflC gene encoding protease modulator HflC, whose translation MVDNQDQLEQKRRENAAILSEAKKYGFLLAFIVLGLVLYNLLTFRVIETEQSVVTRFGEIKKVIVSEENYESVVAQLKENEKLDDVTVVKGKGLFFKLPFIDAVNEFSDRLLTYNTDPREVTTRDKKKLVLDNFAQWRITNVALFKQAMKNERNAQLRLDDLIYSNLNKQIGRTNAHDIIADMEQQTAMIDAVIAEVNADLIAYGMTVEDVRIRRTEPPKENNENIYRRMRTERERMAKKYRSEGEEEATKIRSQADKEKTVLLATAYEQKETIMGEGDAEATRIYAEAYSQDAEFYSFYQTLLAYKKLPEGTKIVVPLQSEFAKYLLGNN comes from the coding sequence ATGGTAGATAACCAAGATCAACTTGAACAAAAAAGGCGTGAAAATGCAGCAATCCTAAGTGAAGCAAAAAAATATGGTTTTTTACTTGCTTTTATAGTATTAGGACTTGTTTTATATAATCTATTAACTTTCCGAGTTATTGAAACGGAACAATCTGTTGTTACTCGATTCGGTGAAATTAAAAAAGTTATCGTTTCAGAAGAAAACTATGAATCTGTAGTTGCACAACTAAAAGAAAATGAAAAGCTAGATGACGTTACTGTAGTAAAAGGAAAAGGACTTTTCTTTAAGTTACCTTTTATCGATGCTGTTAACGAGTTTTCTGACCGTTTATTAACTTACAATACTGATCCTCGTGAAGTTACGACACGTGATAAAAAGAAGTTAGTGTTGGATAACTTTGCACAATGGAGAATTACAAACGTAGCTCTTTTCAAACAAGCAATGAAAAATGAAAGAAATGCTCAATTACGTTTAGATGATCTAATCTATTCGAACTTAAACAAACAAATTGGTAGAACAAATGCACATGATATTATTGCTGATATGGAGCAACAAACTGCTATGATTGATGCAGTAATTGCTGAGGTTAATGCGGATTTAATTGCTTACGGGATGACAGTGGAAGATGTTCGTATTAGACGTACAGAACCACCTAAAGAAAACAATGAAAACATCTATCGACGTATGCGTACTGAACGTGAACGTATGGCAAAGAAATATCGCTCTGAAGGTGAAGAAGAAGCAACAAAGATTCGCTCACAAGCAGATAAAGAAAAAACGGTATTACTTGCTACGGCTTATGAACAAAAAGAAACAATCATGGGTGAAGGTGATGCAGAAGCGACACGTATTTATGCTGAAGCATATTCACAAGATGCAGAATTTTACTCATTCTACCAAACTTTACTAGCTTATAAAAAGCTTCCAGAAGGAACAAAAATTGTCGTACCTCTTCAATCTGAATTTGCAAAATACCTTTTAGGGAATAATTAA
- a CDS encoding polysaccharide deacetylase family protein produces the protein MKTKAFIYISLLLLFVFIFIGPSQHIVEAKKSRYYFEREGKAVWEVATDKKVLALTFDDGPSPTFTPKILDILKKHNVKATFFSVGSRMENSPDIVKRQVQEGHEIANHTFTHPSFHRLSTKAMKEELINAENTITKLTGKSTKYFRPPGGFYNEKIINTANGLGFTVIMWSWHMDSFDWRYPGVSYMVRRMLKNATNGDIILFHDFGGDRTQTIQTLQQVLPALKERGYTFITISELLQLHPIYKYLENSY, from the coding sequence ATGAAGACAAAGGCTTTTATTTATATTTCATTATTGTTATTATTTGTATTTATTTTTATAGGACCGAGCCAACACATTGTTGAGGCGAAAAAAAGTCGATACTATTTTGAAAGGGAAGGGAAAGCAGTCTGGGAGGTAGCGACAGATAAAAAGGTGCTCGCTTTAACTTTTGATGATGGCCCTAGCCCAACTTTTACACCAAAAATATTAGATATACTAAAAAAACATAATGTAAAAGCTACCTTTTTCTCAGTTGGCTCTCGAATGGAAAATAGTCCAGATATCGTAAAAAGACAAGTACAAGAGGGGCATGAAATTGCAAACCATACATTTACACATCCAAGTTTTCATCGTCTCTCTACAAAAGCAATGAAAGAGGAACTAATTAATGCAGAAAATACTATTACTAAATTAACTGGAAAATCAACAAAGTACTTTCGTCCACCAGGGGGCTTTTATAATGAAAAAATTATTAACACTGCAAACGGTTTAGGTTTTACCGTTATTATGTGGTCCTGGCACATGGATTCTTTTGACTGGCGGTACCCTGGAGTTTCTTATATGGTTCGAAGAATGTTAAAGAATGCAACGAATGGCGATATCATTTTATTCCATGACTTTGGCGGAGATCGCACGCAAACAATACAAACCTTACAACAAGTATTGCCAGCTCTTAAGGAGCGTGGTTATACTTTTATTACAATTTCTGAACTGCTGCAGTTGCATCCAATTTACAAATACTTAGAAAATAGTTATTAA
- a CDS encoding carboxypeptidase M32: protein MTVNLKERLEEFKALDEKICAFSSVLSLAGWDAKVKAPKKGRMTFAKSIGALSTEVFKLSVSKEMGELLEYLTSPEVYEQLNETDKAIVRVRNHSYSRSKSIPTELYQEYSVLTGEANNAWEDARANNDFSLYQPYLERMVEIKKQFAEYFGYEKHPYDALMDDYEPGLTVEEIDPIFAGLRKSSIDLLDRIKKSGNEPDTSMLEKDYNIAEQEAYLLTLLPEFGYDLEAGRLDATIHPFASTINGNDVRITTRYEKNNIAFALFSTIHEAGHALYEQGINESFEGTVLRRGTSLGIHESQSRFFENMVGRSEEFWKAYYNGLQEAFPNHLSDVTLDSFYRAVNKVQPSNIRVEADELTYNLHVMLRYEIEKGLISGDIAVKDLPKIWNEKMEEYLGIVPENDTVGVLQDVHWSFGAIGYFHTYSLGNLYAAQLLNTITKEMPDFYEQIANGNILAIREWMKEKIHQYGKLYLPSELIKMATGEELNAKYLVDYLESKYTKLYNL, encoded by the coding sequence ATGACAGTCAATTTAAAAGAGAGATTAGAAGAGTTTAAGGCATTAGACGAAAAAATATGTGCCTTTTCAAGTGTTCTTAGTTTAGCAGGTTGGGACGCAAAAGTAAAAGCTCCAAAAAAGGGGCGAATGACTTTTGCAAAATCAATTGGAGCCCTTTCTACAGAAGTGTTTAAACTAAGTGTATCTAAAGAAATGGGCGAGCTTTTAGAATATTTAACAAGCCCTGAAGTTTACGAACAACTTAATGAAACAGATAAAGCTATCGTTCGTGTTAGAAATCATAGTTATTCTCGTTCCAAGAGTATTCCTACAGAACTGTACCAAGAATATAGCGTCCTAACTGGAGAAGCGAATAATGCCTGGGAAGATGCTAGAGCAAATAATGACTTTTCACTATATCAACCTTATTTAGAACGTATGGTTGAAATAAAAAAACAATTTGCTGAGTATTTTGGTTATGAAAAACATCCGTACGATGCTCTGATGGATGATTATGAACCAGGATTGACTGTCGAAGAAATTGATCCTATTTTTGCTGGATTACGGAAAAGTAGCATTGATCTTCTTGACCGCATTAAAAAGTCAGGGAACGAACCTGATACTTCAATGCTTGAAAAAGATTATAATATTGCAGAACAAGAGGCATACTTACTTACCCTTTTACCGGAATTTGGCTATGATCTAGAGGCTGGTCGTTTAGATGCAACCATTCACCCCTTTGCAAGTACAATAAATGGTAATGACGTTCGTATTACTACTCGTTATGAAAAGAATAATATAGCATTTGCTCTATTTTCAACCATTCATGAAGCGGGACATGCGCTTTATGAGCAAGGGATTAATGAAAGTTTTGAAGGAACAGTTCTACGCCGTGGGACATCTCTAGGCATTCACGAATCTCAATCACGATTCTTTGAGAATATGGTTGGTAGGTCTGAAGAGTTTTGGAAAGCTTACTACAATGGACTTCAAGAAGCATTTCCGAACCATTTAAGTGATGTAACTTTAGACTCGTTTTACCGAGCTGTAAACAAGGTGCAACCATCCAATATCCGAGTTGAAGCAGATGAACTTACATATAACTTACACGTTATGCTTCGCTATGAAATTGAAAAAGGATTAATTTCCGGAGATATTGCTGTAAAGGATCTTCCGAAAATTTGGAATGAAAAAATGGAAGAATATTTAGGTATTGTCCCTGAGAACGATACTGTTGGTGTACTGCAAGATGTGCACTGGTCATTTGGTGCTATTGGCTACTTCCACACATATTCGTTAGGAAATCTTTATGCAGCCCAATTGTTAAATACTATTACGAAGGAAATGCCAGACTTTTATGAACAAATTGCAAATGGTAACATTCTTGCAATTAGGGAATGGATGAAAGAGAAAATTCATCAATATGGTAAGTTATATTTACCTTCAGAACTTATTAAGATGGCAACTGGAGAAGAGTTAAACGCAAAATATTTAGTTGATTATTTAGAAAGTAAATATACAAAACTTTATAACTTATAA
- a CDS encoding DUF2164 domain-containing protein, translated as MDINISKDIKKEIINSIQAYFHEERDDEIGDLAAELLLDFFLEQIGPHFYNQGVHDAKDMVMDRMLSMEVDLEALKRPIR; from the coding sequence ATGGATATTAACATTTCAAAAGATATTAAAAAAGAAATAATCAACTCTATCCAAGCTTATTTTCATGAAGAGCGAGATGATGAAATTGGTGATTTAGCAGCAGAACTTTTATTAGATTTCTTTTTAGAACAAATTGGTCCACACTTTTACAACCAAGGTGTTCACGATGCCAAGGATATGGTAATGGATCGAATGTTAAGTATGGAAGTTGATTTAGAAGCTTTAAAGAGACCTATTCGATAA
- the rarD gene encoding EamA family transporter RarD, whose amino-acid sequence MNRLKSAEDKEFGLGVLYAILAYSSWGILPLYWKLVDTVPASEILMHRIFWSFFFLIFVLIITSRWAQFINEFKRITKNKISMLLILAAAILITANWFIYIWAVNNEQTVEASLGYYINPLVSVLLGVIVLKEIFAFWQGISFFIAGIGVFILTIQFGGIPWVALGLAFTFGFYGLVKKMAKLGPIVSLTIETMLMVPIALIYLSSLQITGEAAFANSSFFITVVLIGAGVITAMPLLWFAESTARIPLYMVGFFQYIAPTIQLVLAIFLFKEPFSTVHLVSFSFIWIALLLFSCAKTKPMLRLQHKMIKKKTVHTT is encoded by the coding sequence ATTAATCGATTAAAGTCAGCAGAAGATAAAGAGTTTGGATTAGGTGTATTGTACGCTATCCTTGCTTATTCATCATGGGGGATTTTACCTCTTTATTGGAAATTAGTAGATACAGTACCGGCATCTGAGATATTAATGCACAGAATTTTTTGGTCTTTTTTCTTTTTAATATTTGTTCTCATCATTACATCCAGATGGGCGCAATTTATTAACGAGTTTAAAAGGATAACAAAAAATAAAATTAGTATGTTATTAATACTAGCCGCTGCAATATTGATTACTGCAAATTGGTTTATATACATATGGGCTGTTAATAATGAACAAACCGTTGAAGCAAGTTTAGGCTATTATATTAATCCTTTAGTTTCTGTTTTGCTCGGAGTTATTGTCCTAAAAGAAATATTTGCGTTTTGGCAAGGTATATCTTTCTTTATTGCAGGAATTGGAGTATTCATTTTGACAATTCAATTCGGTGGTATCCCTTGGGTTGCTTTAGGGTTAGCATTCACTTTTGGCTTTTATGGACTTGTTAAAAAAATGGCAAAGTTAGGACCGATTGTTAGCTTAACAATTGAAACGATGTTAATGGTGCCAATCGCTCTCATTTATCTTTCCAGCTTACAAATTACAGGTGAAGCTGCCTTTGCTAATAGTTCCTTCTTTATTACAGTGGTTCTCATTGGAGCAGGTGTAATAACTGCGATGCCACTATTATGGTTTGCTGAGTCAACAGCTAGAATCCCATTATATATGGTCGGATTTTTTCAATATATTGCACCGACAATTCAATTAGTCCTTGCTATATTCTTGTTTAAGGAACCTTTCTCTACTGTGCATTTAGTAAGTTTTAGCTTCATATGGATTGCCTTACTATTATTTTCATGCGCTAAAACAAAGCCAATGTTAAGATTGCAACACAAAATGATTAAGAAAAAGACAGTGCATACAACATAG
- a CDS encoding aspartate/glutamate racemase family protein: MKTIGLIGGITWESTVEYYKIINKEIQKSLGGYHSAKLVLASVDFAEIEKAQHNNDWEKVASLIVQACQQVERAGAEHIIICSNTIHKISDQLVGFITIPLVHIADATINALKEKGLKNVGLLGTKFTMEEDFFKDKFTSSGINVMVPNGENRSVVNDIIFQELCFGIIKDSSKEFLRRIIDDLKHNGAEAVILGCTELAFIVQQKDVELLLIDTVKEHAKLAVKLSLQ; this comes from the coding sequence TTGAAGACGATCGGATTAATTGGCGGGATAACGTGGGAGTCAACCGTTGAATACTATAAAATTATCAACAAGGAAATTCAAAAATCACTTGGAGGATACCATTCTGCAAAACTAGTTCTCGCTAGTGTTGATTTTGCGGAAATAGAAAAAGCTCAGCATAATAATGATTGGGAAAAAGTTGCATCATTAATAGTACAAGCTTGCCAGCAAGTGGAACGGGCAGGAGCGGAGCATATCATAATTTGCAGCAATACAATACATAAAATTTCCGACCAGTTAGTAGGTTTCATAACGATACCACTAGTTCATATCGCTGATGCTACAATCAATGCATTAAAAGAAAAGGGTTTAAAAAATGTCGGTCTTTTAGGGACAAAATTTACAATGGAAGAAGACTTTTTCAAGGATAAATTCACTTCTTCGGGAATTAATGTAATGGTGCCTAATGGCGAGAACAGAAGTGTAGTAAATGATATAATTTTTCAAGAGCTATGTTTTGGTATAATTAAAGATAGTTCGAAAGAATTTTTACGAAGAATTATTGATGATTTGAAACATAATGGTGCAGAAGCAGTTATTTTAGGATGCACAGAATTAGCATTTATCGTTCAGCAAAAAGATGTTGAACTCTTGTTAATAGACACGGTAAAAGAACATGCGAAGTTGGCAGTTAAGTTATCGTTACAATAA
- a CDS encoding RluA family pseudouridine synthase, with amino-acid sequence MEMTKKGEWLEIIIPSEWHNISIEDVLKDFFQVAKKPLHQLRMDKGVKINDELFPWTKPLSEGEVFQIKLFPTEDYGVVPTEIPLEVLYEDDHLLIVNKQAGIDTHPSDGSQSNTLSNAVANYFQKSNVKTKVRHIHRLDKDTSGAILFAKHAVSGAILDKMLEQRIIKRTYIALVMGQFNSSKGTIDKPIGKDRHHATRRRVSPTGQSAKTNYEVLQYDEENNTSLVKLQLETGRTHQIRVHMSHIGHPLNGDTLYAGKRGNRQALHAAKIEFPHPIGGEKISCIAPFNDKIPLFHFNIEEI; translated from the coding sequence ATGGAAATGACTAAAAAAGGTGAATGGTTAGAGATAATCATCCCTTCAGAATGGCATAACATCTCAATAGAAGATGTGTTAAAAGATTTTTTTCAAGTTGCTAAAAAACCACTTCATCAATTACGAATGGACAAAGGTGTAAAAATAAACGACGAACTTTTTCCTTGGACAAAGCCCCTATCAGAAGGAGAAGTGTTTCAAATAAAGCTTTTTCCTACTGAAGACTATGGTGTTGTTCCTACCGAGATACCTCTAGAAGTTTTATATGAAGATGATCATTTATTAATCGTCAATAAACAGGCAGGTATTGATACCCACCCAAGTGATGGAAGTCAATCAAATACTTTGTCAAATGCAGTTGCTAATTACTTTCAAAAGTCTAATGTTAAAACAAAAGTTAGGCATATCCATAGGCTGGATAAAGACACTTCTGGAGCTATTCTCTTTGCTAAACATGCAGTTTCTGGAGCAATTTTGGACAAAATGCTTGAACAAAGAATAATAAAACGGACATACATTGCTTTAGTAATGGGGCAGTTTAACTCTAGTAAAGGTACGATTGATAAGCCAATAGGAAAAGATCGTCACCATGCTACGAGAAGGCGCGTTTCACCTACAGGCCAATCTGCCAAAACAAATTATGAAGTCTTACAATATGATGAGGAAAATAATACTTCACTAGTTAAACTTCAGCTTGAAACAGGACGAACACACCAAATTAGAGTTCATATGAGCCATATTGGCCATCCCTTAAACGGCGATACATTATATGCTGGGAAGCGAGGGAATAGGCAAGCGCTACATGCAGCAAAAATTGAGTTCCCACATCCAATTGGAGGGGAAAAGATATCTTGTATCGCCCCTTTTAATGACAAGATCCCATTGTTCCATTTTAATATTGAAGAAATCTAA